In Flavivirga abyssicola, the following are encoded in one genomic region:
- a CDS encoding Dps family protein codes for MTLNSLGLDSKKTKDLAGDLNHLLANFQIYYQNLRGIHWNIRGKRFFDLHVKFEELYTDANTKVDLIAERILTLGVTPLHTFEEYIENNKVPVGKNISQDDKAVRLIVESLTVLLKIERLILDKSDEANDEGTNSMMSDFITEQEKTVWMMKAWLNEVV; via the coding sequence ATGACATTAAATAGTTTAGGATTAGACTCCAAAAAAACCAAAGATTTAGCAGGAGATTTGAACCATTTACTGGCTAATTTTCAAATATATTATCAGAATTTAAGAGGTATTCACTGGAATATAAGAGGGAAGCGTTTTTTCGATTTGCATGTAAAATTCGAAGAGTTATATACAGATGCAAATACAAAAGTAGATTTAATTGCTGAAAGAATCCTGACATTAGGGGTAACACCATTACATACATTCGAAGAGTATATAGAAAATAATAAAGTACCAGTTGGTAAAAATATTTCTCAAGATGATAAGGCTGTACGTTTGATTGTAGAGTCATTAACAGTGCTTTTAAAAATTGAAAGACTAATTTTAGATAAATCTGATGAAGCGAACGATGAAGGTACCAATTCTATGATGAGTGATTTCATTACAGAGCAGGAAAAGACAGTTTGGATGATGAAGGCTTGGTTGAACGAAGTGGTTTAG
- a CDS encoding DUF58 domain-containing protein → MKLFKPFYIQPRFFYAGIGIVVLFALSYFIPLLFNIAQLSILVLVLLFFLDFLIIFVGKNKLEATRIVPDKFSNGDNNRITLDIRNNYSISVYLEVIDEIPEQFQVRDFKIKESIPPRKTRLIQYNLKPTERGEYHFGSLNVYASSVINLVAKRFTFSEGAMVPTYPSFKQLKKFELLNINKNSLEYGLKKVRRLGHSMEFEQIKDYVLGDDLRTINWKATAKKNQLMVNQFQDEKSQPVYSIIDKGRIMKMPFNNLSLLDYAINAALVISNVVLKKHDKAGMFSFSKNIDNVVVAERRSSQMQLILESLYNVKTDFFESDFSRLYGSIKRHITHRSLILMYTNFETLDGLNRQLPYLKAISKSHFLVVIFFKNTELTNLINENAETIQQVYDKVIAEKFAFEKRLIVNELKKYGIHSILTTPENLTIDTINKYLEIKARGLL, encoded by the coding sequence TTGAAATTATTTAAACCATTCTATATACAACCCCGCTTCTTTTACGCCGGTATTGGCATTGTGGTATTGTTTGCTTTAAGTTATTTCATTCCGTTATTATTCAACATAGCCCAACTTTCAATATTGGTACTGGTGCTCTTATTCTTTTTAGATTTCTTGATCATCTTTGTTGGAAAAAACAAACTTGAAGCAACTAGAATTGTTCCTGATAAATTTTCAAATGGGGATAATAATCGGATAACATTAGACATAAGAAACAACTACTCTATTTCGGTTTATTTAGAAGTTATTGATGAAATTCCTGAACAATTTCAAGTTAGAGATTTTAAAATTAAGGAATCTATTCCCCCACGTAAAACAAGACTAATTCAATATAATTTAAAACCAACTGAGCGTGGCGAATATCATTTTGGTTCTTTAAACGTATATGCTTCTTCTGTTATAAATTTAGTTGCTAAACGTTTTACTTTTAGTGAAGGCGCTATGGTACCAACCTACCCTAGTTTTAAACAATTAAAAAAGTTTGAGCTTTTAAATATTAATAAAAATTCGTTAGAATATGGGCTTAAAAAAGTAAGACGTCTAGGGCATTCTATGGAGTTTGAGCAAATTAAAGATTATGTTTTAGGTGATGATTTACGTACTATAAACTGGAAAGCAACAGCTAAGAAAAACCAATTGATGGTCAATCAGTTTCAAGACGAAAAATCGCAACCTGTCTACTCTATTATTGACAAAGGTCGTATTATGAAAATGCCTTTTAACAATTTAAGCCTTTTAGATTATGCTATTAATGCTGCCCTTGTAATTAGTAATGTTGTTTTAAAAAAACACGATAAGGCTGGTATGTTTTCATTTTCCAAAAACATAGATAATGTTGTTGTTGCAGAAAGAAGAAGCTCGCAAATGCAACTTATTTTAGAATCCCTTTATAATGTTAAGACCGATTTTTTTGAAAGTGATTTTAGCAGGTTATATGGTAGTATTAAACGCCACATTACTCATAGAAGCCTTATTTTAATGTATACAAATTTTGAGACTCTTGACGGCTTAAATAGACAGTTACCTTATTTAAAAGCCATTTCTAAAAGTCATTTTCTAGTGGTTATTTTCTTTAAAAATACCGAACTTACTAATTTGATTAATGAAAATGCCGAAACTATACAACAGGTTTACGATAAAGTCATTGCTGAAAAATTTGCATTTGAAAAACGTCTTATTGTAAATGAATTAAAAAAGTATGGCATCCATTCTATTTTAACAACACCTGAAAATCTTACCATAGATACCATTAATAAATATCTGGAAATAAAAGCTCGAGGGTTACTTTAA
- a CDS encoding LysR substrate-binding domain-containing protein, translating into MTITQLYYVLAVAENQNFTKAAEKCFVTQPTLSMQIQKLEDQLDVQIFDRTKKPIELTDVGKKIVTQARNIVNESYRIQDIVDQQKGFIGGEFKLGIIPTIMPTLLPMFLNNFIKKHPKVKLKIEELTTEEIISRINDGHLDAAIAATPLEDENIKERVLYFEPFVGYIPSNHRLHEHKKIDVSELDIDDMLLLEDGHCFRDGVINLCKAFKTQTNDKFQLESGSIETLIKLSNEGLGMTLLPYLHTLDINNKEKENLHHFNEPSPAREVSIIYHKSELKMQIIEALQDVISGVIRGAIAFQNVKIISPLPK; encoded by the coding sequence ATGACTATTACCCAATTATATTATGTTCTAGCTGTTGCAGAAAACCAGAATTTCACAAAAGCTGCGGAAAAATGTTTTGTCACGCAACCAACGCTAAGTATGCAAATTCAAAAACTTGAAGACCAATTAGATGTACAGATTTTCGACCGTACTAAAAAGCCTATTGAGTTAACTGATGTTGGTAAAAAAATTGTAACTCAAGCCAGAAACATCGTAAACGAATCTTATAGAATTCAGGATATTGTAGATCAACAAAAAGGGTTCATTGGTGGTGAGTTCAAACTTGGTATTATACCAACCATAATGCCAACACTACTGCCTATGTTTTTAAATAATTTCATAAAAAAACACCCAAAAGTTAAACTAAAAATCGAAGAATTAACAACAGAGGAAATAATTTCTAGAATTAACGATGGACATTTAGATGCTGCTATAGCAGCTACACCACTTGAGGATGAAAACATAAAAGAGCGAGTGCTTTATTTTGAACCATTCGTTGGGTATATTCCCAGCAATCACAGACTACATGAGCACAAAAAAATAGATGTTTCTGAATTAGATATTGATGACATGCTTTTACTTGAAGATGGGCATTGCTTTAGAGATGGTGTTATTAACCTTTGTAAGGCATTTAAAACTCAAACAAATGATAAATTTCAGCTAGAAAGTGGTAGTATAGAAACCCTTATAAAACTTTCAAATGAAGGATTAGGTATGACACTCTTACCATATTTACATACTTTAGATATTAACAATAAAGAAAAAGAAAACTTACATCATTTTAATGAACCTTCTCCTGCTAGAGAGGTCAGTATTATTTATCATAAAAGCGAATTAAAAATGCAGATTATTGAAGCATTACAAGATGTAATATCCGGTGTAATTAGAGGTGCTATTGCATTTCAAAACGTAAAAATTATTAGTCCATTACCCAAATAG